A DNA window from Drosophila virilis strain 15010-1051.87 chromosome 4, Dvir_AGI_RSII-ME, whole genome shotgun sequence contains the following coding sequences:
- the LOC6628177 gene encoding metallo-beta-lactamase domain-containing protein 1: MSQNQVIVLQAGYSHNDANEPNAMRANCSCTLIRCRDGSNIIVDTLTAWDGDQLKSLLAAQGLQPADINVVVCTHGHSDHIGCNYLFQEARLHIVGSCASNRDLYFEHAGALDAHGEVLVEQTPGHTLSCVSVVVHNTQLNGTVGICGDLFERRADIDDAQIWQAAGSEDEKRQAQERHRLAELCEHIVPGHGQMFALNAELRRKLRSCVETM; this comes from the coding sequence ATGTCGCAAAATCAGGTGATTGTGCTACAGGCAGGCTACTCGCACAACGATGCAAATGAGCCGAATGCAATGCGcgccaactgcagctgcacgCTGATACGCTGTCGCGATGGCAGCAACATAATTGTGGATACGCTAACCGCCTGGGATGGCGACCAATTGAAATCGTTGCTAGCTGCGCAGGGCTTGCAGCCGGCCGATATAAATGTGGTCGTGTGCACACATGGACACTCGGATCACATTGGCTGCAATTATCTGTTCCAGGAGGCGCGTCTGCATATTGTCGGCTCGTGTGCATCCAATCGTGATCTATACTTTGAGCATGCCGGCGCACTGGATGCGCATGGCGAGGTGCTGGTCGAGCAGACGCCTGGACACACGCTGAGCTGTGTCTCGGTCGTCGTGCACAATACACAGTTGAACGGCACGGTGGGCATTTGTGGGGATCTGTTCGAGCGGCGCGCGGACATAGACGATGCACAGATttggcaggcagcaggcagcgagGACGAAAAGCGACAGGCTCAAGAGCGGCATCGTCTGGCCGAATTGTGCGAGCACATTGTGCCCGGACACGGGCAAATGTTTGCCCTTAACGCCGAATTGCGTAGAAAACTGAGAAGTTGTGTAGAAACAATGTAG
- the meng gene encoding serine/threonine-protein kinase meng-po isoform X1 — MTTSEKRSFSFRLRRSFGDGGSTNSRNSNNNSSTCTNHNNHHNQKRCSTPLTPTSTSTGRLEVPGASVSRRSSIYRKPDKNDGGQIHLIPDVELPLMTFADQYNIEKTLAEGCFAKILLCRHRPTNTTVVLKAVHAELTTIKEFQKEFHYNYELSHHRHILSAYAVAFQTMDYFVFAMEHAPYGDLASNIGPNGLHETACKLIAEQLSSALGFMHSKNLVHRDLKIENVLVFTPDFARVKLCDFGATTKKGLPVHKVKHTWTSCVPPEQLELIKNERFQCLPISDSWQFGILLYNILTGNPPWQAADWGKDQAYANFMKYEQRKTTKVPDNFRRFSPRLMRCFRKYLSHDAEDRCKITEVNKYMKDRWVECRISASKSATLISPNQQYQDSCIYLNQREGRLSGDENKLRFKRMMSSYGLDIPIDQTMVRRRVWDWLSTCDANFDPEIESLHALDMAQ, encoded by the exons ATGACAACATCTG AGAAACGCTCCTTCTCCTTCCGGCTGCGTCGCTCGTTCGGCGATGGCGGCAGCACgaacagccgcaacagcaacaacaacagcagcacctgCACCAATCACAACAACCATCACAACCAGAAGAGATGCAGCACACCTTTAACACCGACCAGCACAAGCACCGGCCGACTGGAGGTGCCTGGTGCCTCGGTGAGCCGCCGTAGCAGCATTTACAGGAAGCCGGACAAGAATGATGGGGGTCAAATCCATTTGATACCCGATGTGGAACTGCCATTGATGACATTCGCCGATCAGTACAATATCGAGAAGACGCTCGCCGAGGGCTGTTTTGCCAAGATTCTGTTGTGCCGGCACAGACCCACAAATACGACCGTGGTCCTGAAGGCTGTGCACGCCGAGCTGACGACCATTAAGGAGTTCCAGAAGGAGTTCCATTACAACTATGAGCTATCCCATCATCGTCACATACTCAGCGCCTATGCGGTCGCCTTTCAGACCATGGACTACTTTGTCTTTGCCATGGAGCATGCCCCCTACGGAGATCTCGCTTCGAATATTGGCCCAAACGGTCTGCACGAGACGGCCTGCAAACTGATTGCGGAGCAGCTGAGCTCTGCCCTGGGCTTTATGCACTCCAAGAATCTGGTGCATCGTGATCTCAAGATCGAGAATGTGCTGGTGTTCACGCCGGACTTTGCGCGCGTAAAGCTGTGCGATTTTGGTGCCACCACCAAGAAGGGTCTGCCCGTGCACAAGGTGAAGCATACGTGGACCAGCTGTGTGCCGCCCGAACAGCTGGAGCTGATCAAGAACGAGCGTTTCCAGTGTTTGCCCATCAGCGATTCCTGGCAGTTTGGCATCCTCTTGTACAACATTCTCACCGGCAATCCGCCCTGGCAGGCCGCCGATTGGGGCAAGGATCAGGCCTACGCAAACTTTATGAAATACGAACAGCGTAAAACGACCAAGGTGCCGGACAATTTCCGTCGATTCTCACCGCGTCTCATGCGCTGCTTTCGCAAGTATTTGAGTCACGATGCCGAGGATCGTTGTAAAATCACCGAAGTGAACAAATACATGAAGGATCGCTGGGTCGAGTGCCGCATCTCAGCCTCCAAATCGGCCACATTAATCTCACCCAATCAGCAGTATCAGGACTCGTGCATCTATCTGAATCAGCGCGAGGGACGCCTCTCCGGCGATGAGAACAAATTGCGCTTCAAACGCATGATGTCCAGCTATGGACTGGACATACCCATAGATCAGACCATGGTGCGACGACGTGTCTGGGATTGGCTATCCACATGTGATGCCAACTTTGATCCCGAGATCGAAAGTCTTCATGCGTTGGATATGGCGCAGTAG
- the LOC6628178 gene encoding FAST kinase domain-containing protein 1, mitochondrial — MYLNYLPRTPCKCLQYLQQMRQLQLLCRHVNNGAKPPIRDASWLCEPRLATGQLLLPLRISHNYSRRRASSTDIQGTVEQQQVLSSLEELEDGCESISLQKDALSLRLSAARDPQELLDLCAPGQLPATHQVQCISLLWPHFQRLAASEKEALTAQLQQRVPETLTPQLLAAMDVNDLSCCYLYLRKMHVPNSDDTLEQILLRALNIIELATEGQQLRLVPLPALSRLLVAINLERDFFTPLVCRNFMPHLERHVANCHSEQDVRLLSTCLFQLHPLIDAELLAAFKQRVQELLQCGTLSSDTPKALFKLLHMLNMPKWSHLNTALIRQLLLALRSCLQTLDPSDLKSVCRTFLHHQEPVALVQSLKMATERLLQQEPTPDALSCAVPFASLQQRDAYIQQFRQLLHSKAAWQLPNASGHFFSVLRALKIADVRICDAYWSAVVGELTNDPQEQRHLRFLRHCQRYMNFNNNLGGTYRHQGLERTLSRMCLDAIERDVAGRLPAKFARLASFVLAYGQTPFGWKKFPNLLLSKMLAMAPQFDIQDCFLLGRGMQIACELRFRQHVPHLLAMQLSTMDSILIACAERHLGNSEQQPLNASDLSVLVRTLSHRKSLKNTQVYNQALSHYKTLQCNDLNSRVVREMAYNFNASHFFVPGLLESMFDYIAQQHEHITGDTVEKVLTCAYNLGYTPASLEALDYAALVLLRDFEHMSGLSLVQSCLALCFYKTIPEELVNRVFCVKFIQRIEDEIQICYSKATYPGLVLNRVMQLNRTVCLDLPETNVPWFQQNYVEAQLSKKPLVPSAFSADVKHLLQDLLKDENYFRCNHTTPYGYQIDFVIHFDKDKKLIPAPPMEATMLDRITKVAILLLKLDSFCENDLTALRGPESLKIKHLEMMGYKVLHINEHDWNSKYMMAPGAKANYLKCLLQISR, encoded by the exons aTGTATTTAAACTACCTGCCGCGTACGCCATGCAAGTGTCTGCAGTATTTGCAGCAAatgcggcaactgcaactgttgtGCCGGCATGTAAACAATGGCGCCAAGCCGCCCATTCGAGACGCCTCCTGGCTGTGCGAGCCGAGGTTGGCAACtgggcagctgttgctgccgcttcgAATTTCTCACAATTACAGCAGGCGACGTGCGTCTAGCACCGATATACAAGGCACAGTGGAACAGCAACAAGTGCTCAGCAGCCTGGAGGAGCTGGAGGATGGTTGCGAATCAATTAGCCTGCAGAAGGATGCACTCAGTTTGCGTTTGAGCGCAGCACGAGATCCACAGGAGCTCTTGGATTTGTGTGCGCCGGGCCAGCTGCCGGCTACGCATCAGGTGCAGTGCATATCGCTGCTCTGGCCACACTTTCAGCGTCTGGCGGCCAGCGAGAAGGAAGCGCTGACGGCCCAACTGCAGCAACGTGTGCCGGAGACCCTGACGCCCCAACTACTAGCCGCCATGGATGTGAACGACCTGAGCTGCTGCTATTTGTATTTGCGCAAAATGCACGTGCCCAACAGCGATGACACGCTGGAACAGATTCTGCTGCGTGCCCTAAACATCATTGAGCTAGCAACTGAGGGTCAGCAGCTGAGGCTGGTGCCGCTGCCCGCCCTTTCCCGCCTACTGGTGGCCATCAATTTGGAGCGTGACTTCTTTACGCCGCTGGTCTGTCGCAACTTTATGCCGCATCTGGAGCGGCATGTGGCCAACTGCCACAGCGAGCAGGATGTGCGTCTGTTATCCACCTGCCTGTTCCAGCTGCATCCGCTTATTGATGCTGAACTGCTGGCGGCATTTAAGCAGCGCGTCCAGGAGCTGCTGCAATGCGGCACCTTGAGCAGCGACACGCCCAAGGCGTTATTCAAGCTGCTGCACATGCTCAATATGCCCAAATGGTCGCATCTTAATACGGCTCTGATACGCCAGCTATTGCTGGCGTTGCGCAGCTGCCTGCAAACGCTGGATCCCAGCGATCTGAAGAGCGTTTGTCGCACCTTTCTGCATCATCAGGAGCCGGTGGCACTGGTGCAGTCACTGAAAATGGCCACAGAGCGATTGCTGCAGCAGGAGCCGACGCCAGATGCCCTGTCCTGTGCGGTGCCATTTGCTTCACTGCAGCAACGCGATGCCTACATACAGCAATtccgccagctgctgcactCCAAAGCCGCCTGGCAACTGCCCAATGCAAGCGGGCATTTCTTTAGTGTGCTGCGCGCCCTGAAGATTGCCGATGTGCGGATCTGTGATGCGTACTGGTCGGCGGTGGTTGGTGAGCTGACCAATGATCCGCAGGAGCAGCGACATTTGCGGTTTTTGCGCCATTGTCAGCGCTACATGAACTTTAACAATAATCTTGGCGGCACGTATCGCCATCAGGGCCTGGAGCGCACGCTCAGTCGCATGTGCCTCGATGCCATTGAGCGGGATGTGGCGGGCAGGCTGCCAGCGAAATTCGCAAGGCTGGCTTCCTTTGTCTTAGCCTATGGCCAGACGCCGTTTGGCTGGAAAAAGTTCCCAAATCTGCTGCTGAGCAAAATGCTCGCCATGGCGCCACAATTTGATATACAGGATTGTTTTCTGCTCGGCCGCGGCATGCAGATCGCCTGCGAGCTGCGCTTCCGCCAACACGTGCCGCATCTGCTGGCCATGCAGCTGTCCACCATGGACAGCATTCTGATTGCCTGTGCCGAACGGCATTTGGGCAACAGCGAACAGCAACCGCTAAATGCCAGCGATCTGAGCGTTCTGGTGCGCACACTAAGTCATCGCAAAT CTCTGAAGAATACCCAGGTGTATAACCAGGCGCTGTCGCATTATAAAACCCTTCAGTGCAACGATCTCAATTCGCGTGTGGTGCGCGAAATGGCATATAATTTTAATGCCTCGCACTTTTTTGTGCCCGGCCTGTTGGAATCCATGTTTGACTATATCGCCCAGCAGCATGAGCACATCACGGGCGACACCGTCGAGAAGGTGCTCACCTGTGCCTACAATCTGGGCTACACGCCTGCCTCACTGGAGGCCTTGGACTATGCTGCTTTGGTGCTGCTACG CGATTTTGAACACATGAGCGGTTTGTCCTTGGTGCAGTCGTGCCTGGCGCTGTGCTTCTATAAGACCATTCCGGAGGAGCTTGTCAATCGAGTGTTCTGCGTCAAGTTCATACAGCGCATCGAGGATGAGATACAAATCTGTTACTCAAAGGCGACCTATCCGGGTCTGGTGCTCAATCGCGTGATGCAACTGAATCGCACCGTTTGCCTGGATCTGCCCGAGACAAATGTGCCCTGGTTTCAGCAAAACTACGTGGAGGCGCAGCTCAGCAAGA AACCGCTTGTGCCCAGCGCTTTTAGTGCGGATGTCAAACATCTGCTGCAGGATTTACTCAAGGATGAGAACTATTTTCGCTGCAATCACACAACGCCCTACGGCTATCAAATTGATTTCGTGATACATTTCGACAAGGATAAGAAGCTTATACCAGCGCCGCCAATGGAGGCCACCATGTTGGACCGCATAACCAA GGTGGCGATTCTGCTGCTCAAGCTGGACTCATTCTGTGAGAACGATCTGACTGCGTTGCGTGGTCCCGAATCGCTGAAGATCAAGCATCTGGAAATGATGGGCTACAAGGTGTTGCACATTAACGAACATGACTGGAACTCCAAGTACATGATGGCGCCGGGTGCCAAGGCCAACTATTTGAAATGCCTGCTGCAAATTTCACGTTAG
- the TTLL3A gene encoding tubulin glycylase 3A, producing the protein MHELLLQKQTRPSSEPHGSKEQHNGALKQHKCSSATSCNGARTSDTPTATPTTAALTVPSIQLTPARVPAQKPDNNNNKQSDKENSKENSKENNKENNKECNKENCASRQQGAPNNYVARRAWISTERMNELRRKAQEAAKQNKIFTIRGCFNSVRNALLARGWVEKLDMHRKVVPLGQMTYEDLTQRLPKRKAGETRRQYVLKCERNIMSRFLEHMPVDFLWTNRKEKCDYIDQAKNPGMTINKFHRAPFTSKEGLCSQLRDFHWFFEEGMAEMYFPRCYNVWSPEELGEFVDNFKLTACVAYLRAMLCRYHKHGADSVFSPNGKIPYSSIDFAYKRLVDYIDSCQHNDIDYEDPPKVWEHDWDAFLYQHQQLVNEDGRIQHDGQRTLDHMVKSCVTLVEKMKVHWPQYSLDGYQNLWIVKPANKCRGRGILLMDNLKKILGVVNPSIASKSRYVVQKYIERPLIVFQTKFDIRQWFLITNTQPLVVWFYRESYLRFSSQEYSLSNHHESVHLTNYAIQKKYTNGKRDKRLPSENMWDCYSFQAYLRQIGKSNMWLERIYPGMRKAIVGTMLASQENMDRRPNTFELFGADFMICENFYPWLIEINSSPDLGATTSVTARMCPKCLEDVVKVVIDRRLDPKSDMGNFELAYRQVVPPTPAYMGLNLFVKGKQLLHKLNHGHGHYYYQQQQQQHHQRKERSLATSSVFRQRAAIVPPPANISRIHRAMPTFNATEYMEKYMVEPLSSSRSSISSNTQPATAVPTLKPTSVPAAGGAAAGAAAAATTPCPYLLKQAGRSITQLLSVTHKRNTTGAPEAAATNALPPKRQRSCGPRFVQQHAEGTEKKFKILIKNYAGNASDNLLEKQETPSAPATAPANSERKWRSLRSITNNSNNNNSSNNNSSSSNSTANSCSRSRGTLLEGIKCSQRFARTKSEIESSASLHAIGRTFGRRSYGPRLPISISVQALHRGEPIVSAMKQASSELQLSQTPPISPRTAQLASSSNKLTVNTLLTVPPPTC; encoded by the exons ATGCACGAGTTGTTGCTCCAAAAGCAGACGCGTCCGAGCAGTGAGCCACATGGCAGCAAGGAGCAGCACAACGGCGCACTAAAGCAGCACAAATGCTCGAGTGCCACATCGTGCAATGGGGCAAGGACATCAGACACGCCCACAGCGACGCCCACAACAGCCGCATTAACAGTGCCCAGCATACAGCTAACGCCAGCGCGGGTGCCGGCCCAGAAACCggacaataataacaacaagcaGAGCGACAAGGAGAACAGCAAGGAGAACAGCAAGGAGAACAACAAGGAGAACAACAAGGAGTGCAACAAGGAGAACTGTGCCAGCCGGCAGCAGGGCGCACCCAACAATTATGTGGCACGTCGCGCCTGGATCTCCACGGAGCGCATGAACGAACTGAGGCGCAAGGCCCAGGAGGCGGCCAAACAGAACAAAATCTTTACCATACGCGGCTGCTTCAATTCGGTGCGTAATGCTCTGCTCGCACGGGGTTGGGTGGAAAAGCTGGACATGCATCGCAAGGTTGTGCCACTGGGCCAGATGACCTATGAGGATCTGACACAGCGGCTGCCCAAACGCAAGGCGGGCGAAACAAGGCGTCAGTATGTGCTCAAGTGTGAGCGGAATATAATGTCCAGATTCTTGGAGCACATGCCCGTTGATTTTCTGTGGACCAATCGTAAGGAGAAGTGCGATTATATTGATCAGGCCAAGAATCCCGGCATgaccattaataaattccATCGTGCGCCATTCACCTCCAAGGAGGGTCTGTGCAGTCAACTTCGCGATTTTCATTGGTTCTTCGAGGAGGGCATGGCCGAGATGTATTTTCCGCGCTGCTACAATGTCTGGAGTCCCGAGGAGTTGGGTGAATTCGTGGACAATTTCAAGCTAACCGCCTGCGTGGCCTATCTGCGGGCCATGCTCTGCAGGTATCATAAACATGGCGCCGATTCAGTATTCTCGCCCAACGGCAAGATACCCTATTCCTCGATAGACTTTGCCTACAAGCGTCTGGTCGATTACATCGATAGCTGTCAGCACAATGACATTGACTACGAGGATCCGCCCAAAGTGTGGGAGCACGACTGGGATGCGTTCCTctaccagcaccagcagctggTCAACGAGGATGGACGCATCCAGCACGATGGCCAACGTACGCTCGACCACATGGTCAAGAGCTGTGTTACGCTGGTGGAGAAAATGAAGGTGCATTGGCCACAGTACAGCCTGGATGGCTATCAGAATTTGTGGATTGTCAAGCCGGCAAATAAATgtcgtgggcgtggcatattACTAATGGATAACCTCAAGAAAATCTTGGGCGTGGTGAATCCATCGATTGCCTCCAAGAGTCGCTATgtggttcaaaaatacatag AACGACCCTTAATAGTCTTCCAAACCAAGTTCGATATACGCCAATGGTTTCTCATAACCAACACACAGCCTCTGGTGGTCTGGTTCTATCGTGAGAGCTATTTGCGCTTCAGCTCGCAGGAGTACAGCCTGAGCAACCATCACGAATCGGTGCATCTGACAAACTATGCGATACAGAAGAAGTATACGAATGGCAAGCGGGACAAGAGGCTGCCCAGCGAGAATATGTGGGATTGCTATTCGTTTCAGGCCTATCTGCGGCAAATTGGCAAATCGAACATGTGGCTGGAGCGCATATATCCGGGCATGCGCAAGGCCATAGTGGGCACCATGCTGGCATCTCAGGAGAATATGGATCGACGGCCCAATACCTTTGAGCTGTTTGGCGCCGATTTCATGATATGCGAGAACTTCTATCCGTGGCTAATCGAAATTAATTCAAGTCCAGATCTGGGCGCCACGACAAGCGTAACGGCGCGCATGTGTCCCAAATGCCTGGAGGATGTGGTCAAGG TCGTAATTGATCGCCGCTTGGATCCCAAATCGGATATGGGCAACTTTGAGCTGGCCTATCGTCAGGTGGTGCCGCCCACGCCCGCCTACATGGGCCTCAATCTGTTTGTGAAGGGCAAACAGCTGCTGCACAAGCTCAACCATGGCCATGGCCATTACTactatcagcagcagcaacagcagcatcaccAGCGCAAGGAGCGCAGCCTGGCCACGAGCAGTGTATTCCGACAACGTGCCGCAATTGTGCCACCGCCAGCCAATATATCGCGCATACATCGTGCCATGCCCACCTTCAATGCCACCGAATATATGGAGAAATATATGGTGGAGCCATtgagcagcagtcgcagcagcataAGCAGCAATACACAGCCAGCAACAGCTGTGCCTACGCTCAAGCCCACGTCGGTGCCTgcagcaggaggagcagcagcaggagcagccgcagcagcaacaacaccttGTCCGTACTTGCTGAAGCAGGCGGGTCGCTCCATAACCCAACTGTTGAGCGTTACACACAAACGCAACACCACAGGCGCTCCAGAGGCAGCTGCCACAAATGCGCTGCCACCCAAGCGGCAGCGCAGCTGCGGTCCACGCTTTGTCCAGCAACATGCGGAGGGCACAGAGAAAAAGTTCAAAATACTTATCAAAAATTATGCCGGCAATGCTTCAGATAATCTGCTCGAGAAACAGGAGACGCCCAGTGCGCCGGCCACAGCGCCAGCTAACAGCGAGCGCAAGTGGCGCAGCCTGCGCAGCAtaaccaataacagcaacaacaacaacagcagcaacaacaacagcagcagcagcaattcgACAGCCAACAGCTGCTCCAGATCCCGTGGCACACTGTTAGAAGGCATCAAATGCTCACAACGTTTTGCGCGCACCAAATCCGAAATCGAGAGCTCGGCCAGCTTGCATGCCATTGGACGCACCTTTGGGCGCAGATCGTATGGACCCCGGCTGCCCATTAGCATCTCGGTGCAGGCGCTGCATCGTGGCGAGCCCATTGTGTCCGCCATGAAGCAGGCCTCCAGCGAGCTGCAGCTCTCGCAGACGCCACCAATTAGTCCACGCACCGCACAactggccagcagcagcaataaattGACCGTTAACACATTGCTGACAGTGCCGCCTCCCACTTGTTGA
- the TTLL3B gene encoding tubulin glycylase 3B encodes MSQASSSAFNTHRNRYYNPVSRIQSLIQNLDAELITLCKQCSLPKNIASNSQNGLISQQSGSQHHQTSVNNLLLAQARSTTQSTATAGLAPDAHRRQLRNTYRTRVIDAYRNRRIFTVYGNYHTVRRALVRRGWLEKLPASRHAKLQAMSEDSLLEHARRGNDYEAVVISKMINNFPSFFIWQSKAQRDLFPEVKPYRNRVRRSQLLDFSTKVGLVGCAEQERWFREDGVCGMSYPRFYRLGANSMEERAAFIEDFHQTQARSLLRYLKEHRPADMIDPEHGAVLSITIDFALNKVKNMIRQKEHYSLDDARIKLPTPTEMIENQSFMVQSTKVLHAHAKFKVNEKVMAEYARLAAQYLDQIESLRQDYCWDGCRNLWILKPGYQSRGIGIVIRSSLDEILQWTSNNQNRKYIVQKYIERPYLIYRTKFDIRQYMLLTISDSQVTIWTYRDCYLRFSSQEFTMDDLRESIHLTNNSVQKRYKNKVNRDSRLPKNNMWSLDQFKCHLRHVGAPEGTWSKVYNGIKQNLVAVVLASLDETELVPNAFELYGCDFMLDEHYNPILIEINSTPDLSASTEITARICPLALKDCIRVVLDVPRNPLAATGLFERAFQVNYNVNKEVDGTRPLELNGTQMKLFDSMPKLRNTPRTRLLRKILNNVRTTTSRKFGKDKVKASSTLPTKVIVGKLAMKKLSKGNSRVIHVGNKTTLNSKARENLALQYTAPK; translated from the exons atgAGTCAGGCGTCCTCGAGTGCATTCAATACACACCGCAATCGGTATTATAATCCAGTCTCCAGGATACAATCGTTGATACAAAATCTGGATGCGGAATTGATAACCCTATGCAAACAATGTTCCCTGCCAAAGAATATCGCCAGCAATAGTCAAAATGGTCTCATATCACAGCAATCGGGCAGCCAGCATCATCAGACGAGcgttaataatttattattggcCCAGGCGCGCTCCACAACCCAATCGACGGCAACGGCCGGCTTGGCGCCGGATGCGCATAGGCGTCAATTGCGTAATACATATCGAACGCGTGTAATCGATGCGTATCGCAATCGTCGCATATTTACCGTTTATGGCAACTATCATACGGTTAGGCGAGCGCTTGTCCGCCGCGGCTGGCTAGAGAAATTGCCGGCTAGTCGGCATGCCAAGCTGCAGGCCATGTCCGAGGATTCACTGCTGGAGCATGCAAGACGTGGCAATGATTACGAAGCAGTTGTCATATCCAAAATGATCAACAATTTTCCATCGTTCTTCATTTGGCAGAGTAAGGCACAAAGGGACCTATTCCCAGAGGTGAAGCCATATCGTAATCGTGTGAGACGCAGTCAATTGCTTGACTTCTCCACCAAGGTGGGTCTGGTCGGTTGCGCCGAACAGGAGCGCTGGTTTCGTGAGGACGGCGTGTGCGGCATGAGCTATCCACGTTTCTATCGATTGGGCGCCAATAGCATGGAGGAGCGTGCGGCGTTCATTGAGGATTTCCATCAGACACAGGCGCGCTCTTTGCTACGCTACCTTAAGGAGCACCGTCCAGCCGACATGATCGACCCTGAACATGGTGCCGTGCTGAGCATTACGATTGACTTTGCCCTGAATAAGGTGAAGAACATGATCAGACAGAAGGAGCATTATTCTCTAGATGATGCGCGCATTAAATTGCCAACGCCCACTGAAATGATCGAGAACCAATCGTTCATGGTTCAGTCGACCAAGGTGCTCCACGCGCATGCCAAGTTCAAGGTCAACGAGAAGGTGATGGCGGAGTATGCGCGCCTCGCCGCACAATATCTCGATCAGATCGAGTCGCTCCGTCAGGATTATTGCTGGGATGGCTGTCGCAATTTGTGGATACTGAAGCCAGGCTATCAATCGCGTGGCATTGGGATCGTTATACGTAGCTCTCTAGATGAGATTCTGCAATGGACATCTAACAATCAGAACCGCAAATACATTGTTCAAAAGTATATTG aACGTCCATATCTCATTTATCGCACCAAGTTCGATATTCGGCAATATATGCTGCTTACAATAAGCGATTCGCAGGTGACAATTTGGACATATCGCGATTGTTATTTGCGCTTTAGCTCCCAGGAGTTCACGATGGATGATCTGCGCGAATCGATACACTTAACCAACAATTCGGTGCAGAAGCGCTACAAGAATAAAGTAAATCGTGATTCGCGTTTGCCGAAAAATAATATGTGGTCATTGGatcaatttaaatgccatttaCGTCATGTGGGCGCACCGGAAGGGACATGGTCCAAAGTATATAATGGGATCAAACAGAATCTGGTGGCTGTTGTTTTGGCCAGCCTGGATGAGACGGAGTTGGTGCCAAATGCATTCGAATTATATGGCTGCGATTTTATGTTGGATGAGCATTATAATCCCATACTGATTGAGATCAATTCGACGCCAGATCTATCGGCCTCCACAGAGATAACAGCAAGAATATGCCCATTGGCGCTAAAGGACTGCATACGTGTCGTATTGGATGTGCCCAGGAATCCCTTGGCCGCAACAGGTCTGTTCGAGCGAGCTTTTCAAGTTAATTACAATGTCAACAAGGAGGTCGACGGCACCAGACCTCTAGAGCTGAACGGTACACAAATGAAACTATTCGATTCGATGCCAAAGCTACGGAATACTCCACGGACTCGCCTGCTGCGCAAAATACTGAACAATGTCAGGACAACGACCAGTCGTAAATTTGGCAAGGATAAAGTTAAAGCTTCATCAACACTGCCGACCAAGGTGATTGTGGGCAAACTGGCAATGAAG AAACTGTCCAAAGGAAACTCGAGGGTTATTCACGtgggcaacaaaacaacattGAATTCAAAAGCGCGCGAGAATCTAGCATTACAATATACGGCACCTAAATGA